In Oryza sativa Japonica Group chromosome 11, ASM3414082v1, the following are encoded in one genomic region:
- the LOC9266367 gene encoding purple acid phosphatase 4, with product MMMRCGWSAAAVVAVVVMVGVMVASPVAGELARVEHPTKEDGSLAVLVVGDWGRKGQYNQTLVATQMGVIGEELAADFILSTGDNFYNDGLTGDNDTASFQESFTNIYTADSLQKPWYIVLGNHDYTGDALAQQSPAIRAVDSRWTSINKSFIVDSDIAEFFLVDTVPFVQKYWNESKFDWRQVAPRDTYLSTLLTDLGDAMSQSNATWKIVVGHHTISSGCEHGNTTDLVAMLLPVLKTYGADMYINGHDHCLQRITSIDSPLEFITSGGGSRAWAGKFKQTSDKLEFIYDGQGFLSMQLTMAEASFAFYDVTGAVLYSWQLAKSTSTN from the exons ATGATGATGAGGTGTGgttggtcggcggcggcggtggttgcgGTGGTCGTCATGGTTGGTGTGATGGTGGCGTCGCCGGTGGCGGGGGAGCTAGCTCGGGTGGAGCACCCGACGAAGGAGGACGGGTCGCTGGCGGTGCTCGTCGTTGGCGACTGGGGGAGGAAGGGGCAGTACAACCAGACGTTGGTTGCCACCCAG ATGGGCGTGATCGGGGAGGAGTTGGCTGCCGACTTCATCCTCTCCACCGGCGACAATTTCTACAACGATGGCCTCACCGGCGACAACGACACGGCCAGCTTCCAGGAGTCCTTCACCAACATCTACACCGCTGATAGCCTCCAGAAGCCTTGGTACATTG TTCTCGGCAACCATGACTACACTGGAGATGCCCTCGCACAGCAGAGCCCCGCCATTCGCGCCGTCGATAGCCGTTGGACCTCCATTAACAAGTCCTTCATCGTCGACTCAG aTATCGCGGAGTTCTTCTTGGTGGACACGGTGCCATTCGTGCAGAAGTATTGGAACGAGAGCAAGTTCGACTGGAGACAGGTCGCCCCTCGTGACACCTACCTCTCCACTCTACTCACA GATTTAGGAGACGCGATGTCGCAGTCGAATGCGACGTGGAAGATCGTGGTTGGACACCACACCATCAGCAGCGGCTGCGAGCACGGCAACACCACCGACCTCGTCGCCATGCTCCTCCCTGTCCTCAAG ACCTATGGGGCTGACATGTACATCAACGGCCATGATCATTGTTTGCAGCGCATCACCAGCATTGACAG CCCACTTGAATTCATCACGAGCGGGGGCGGGTCGAGGGCGTGGGCGGGGAAGTTTAAGCAAACCTCGGACAAGCTGGAGTTCATCTACGACGGGCAAGGGTTCCTGTCGATGCAGCTGACGATGGCGGAGGCCAGCTTCGCCTTCTATGACGTCACCGGCGCCGTCCTGTACAGCTGGCAGCTCGCCAAGTCAACCTCCACCAACTAG
- the LOC107277860 gene encoding CASP-like protein 4D1: MASSSRTALPSAVLALRLLTLALLAASLAVIAADKLTLDFGGGLPPKKITFKDVYAYRYVLAIAVIGCAYTLLQIPFVAVSIAKRKRMIGGSENVALFLIFADVIFALLVATGAGAGFGLTYDAKSAFGGSKLPGEVVRFFNMAYAAAGLMLLAAAAMALIIMLSIYSLVR, translated from the exons atggcgTCGTCTTCCAGGACAGCTCTGCCGTCCGCCGTGCTGGCCCTCCGCCTCCTGACGCTGGCACTCCTCGCGGCGTCgctcgccgtcatcgccgccgacaAGCTCACCCTCGACTTCGGCGGTGGCCTCCCGCCGAAGAAGATCACCTTCAAGGACGTCTACGCCTACAG GTATGTCCTCGCAATCGCTGTCATTGGGTGTGCCTACACCCTGCTACAGATCCCGTTCGTCGCCGTCAGCATCGCCAAGAGGAAGAGGATGATAGGAGGCAGCGAGAATGTGGCATTGTTCCTCATCTTCGCCGATGTG ATATTCGCGTTGCTGGTGGCGACGGGGGCGGGGGCCGGGTTTGGCCTCACCTACGACGCGAAGAGCGCATTTGGTGGCTCGAAGCTGCCGGGGGAAGTGGTCAGGTTCTTCAACATGgcctacgccgccgccgggctcatgctgctcgccgccgccgccatggcgctcATCATAATGCTCTCCATCTACTCGCTCGTCAGGTGA